In Deinococcus sonorensis KR-87, a single window of DNA contains:
- a CDS encoding DUF3037 domain-containing protein, producing MVQFVPDRIRAERVNVGLILQAPTYGYAAMTWRRQMDVALRAIHPQVDAQLVRFLVRGMADLFVPYAHEPRYERLFPQQPGKSHPTHPEFLAGFRDRYGLLHITEPRTVLVSETLGLTAKLRVLRERLLEVHSAVTERPSLTKSELTKQVVTTLRAGRVPLVTQPTSFPGERWPHNRFDALNIHQNRRHLHFLSYEIADAPSAAAKGFVMSVMDLRSGGARYQDDHFGVVVQRPEHHRSNKEDYEALLRVCRFNRIAVFENHPDDIRRLTERLLSPQGLVV from the coding sequence TTGGTTCAATTCGTACCGGACCGAATCCGGGCCGAGCGCGTCAATGTGGGACTCATTCTCCAGGCACCGACCTACGGATACGCTGCGATGACCTGGAGGCGACAGATGGACGTCGCCCTGAGGGCCATTCACCCCCAAGTGGACGCCCAATTGGTGCGCTTCCTGGTGCGCGGCATGGCTGATCTCTTCGTTCCCTACGCGCATGAACCCCGTTATGAGCGATTGTTCCCACAGCAACCAGGCAAATCCCATCCCACCCATCCGGAATTTCTTGCTGGGTTCCGCGACAGGTACGGACTGCTGCACATCACAGAGCCGAGGACAGTGCTGGTGAGCGAAACGCTGGGATTGACGGCCAAGCTCCGGGTCCTCCGGGAACGGCTCCTGGAGGTACACAGCGCCGTCACGGAGCGACCATCCCTCACCAAAAGCGAACTGACGAAGCAAGTGGTGACTACCCTCAGAGCCGGGCGTGTGCCACTGGTGACCCAGCCAACATCCTTCCCCGGAGAGCGCTGGCCACACAATCGCTTCGATGCCTTGAACATTCATCAAAATCGGCGGCACCTGCACTTCCTCTCGTACGAGATCGCCGACGCCCCCAGCGCCGCAGCCAAAGGCTTCGTGATGTCGGTGATGGACTTGCGTTCCGGGGGCGCCCGCTACCAGGACGACCATTTCGGAGTCGTGGTTCAACGTCCGGAGCACCACAGGTCAAACAAGGAAGACTATGAAGCGTTGCTGCGGGTCTGCCGCTTCAACCGCATTGCCGTGTTCGAGAATCACCCCGACGACATTCGCCGTCTGACCGAACGCCTCCTGAGTCCACAGGGTCTGGTCGTGTAA
- a CDS encoding Abi family protein produces the protein MKPVYTKTPLTLPEQVQHLHSKGLLIPDVPHAERVLRRVGLYRFKGFLLPYKTSLGYRSGTSFADVERLMTVDAELQLHVLKAMQTVEVGVRQAIVQFMIERHGLRWYADSGHFHDPNEFFNHAEFLVKVTEEFDRMPELFVGHYRERYELGVPPPIWMIAETMTLGGWSKLFAALRSQEDKDGIAALLNVRASTFTSWLHALTVVRNVCAHQSRLYDRVFATMGIADNKRVRRTLLEHSFDPRDTEARRLAPRLYALHRLTRELDPGTSWTVQLMGIVANYGLAELPRLGFRAGWETQVEWN, from the coding sequence ATGAAGCCCGTGTACACGAAAACGCCACTGACCCTGCCGGAACAGGTTCAGCACCTTCACAGCAAGGGCCTCCTGATTCCGGACGTGCCGCATGCCGAACGTGTCCTGCGGCGCGTTGGGCTCTACCGCTTCAAGGGCTTCCTGCTGCCCTACAAGACCAGCTTGGGGTACCGGTCGGGAACAAGCTTTGCGGACGTGGAACGTCTGATGACGGTGGATGCAGAACTCCAGTTGCACGTGTTGAAGGCAATGCAGACGGTCGAGGTCGGCGTCCGACAGGCCATCGTTCAATTCATGATCGAACGGCACGGGCTCCGTTGGTACGCGGACTCAGGGCATTTCCACGATCCAAACGAGTTCTTCAACCACGCCGAGTTCCTGGTCAAGGTCACCGAGGAGTTTGACCGGATGCCGGAACTGTTCGTGGGTCACTACCGTGAGCGGTACGAGCTCGGCGTTCCGCCGCCCATCTGGATGATCGCGGAGACCATGACGTTGGGGGGGTGGTCCAAGCTGTTTGCGGCGCTGAGGTCGCAGGAGGACAAGGACGGGATCGCGGCGCTCCTCAACGTCCGTGCCAGCACGTTCACTTCCTGGCTGCATGCCCTGACGGTCGTTCGGAACGTTTGTGCGCACCAGTCCCGGTTGTATGACCGGGTGTTTGCCACGATGGGGATTGCGGACAACAAGCGGGTCCGGAGGACGTTGCTTGAGCACTCGTTTGATCCGAGGGACACAGAGGCCCGCCGCCTCGCGCCACGGTTGTACGCCCTCCACCGCCTGACTCGGGAACTTGATCCAGGAACGTCTTGGACGGTCCAATTGATGGGCATCGTGGCCAACTACGGCCTGGCGGAACTCCCGCGGTTGGGCTTCCGCGCTGGGTGGGAGACCCAGGTGGAATGGAATTGA
- a CDS encoding IS6 family transposase → MSGQKFPGYRFPLPIIGYAVWLYHRFTLSYRDVEELLLERGIAVTRESIRTWCIKFSDLFAQGLRHREPRRGSRWQLDEMCVDVGGVNHWLWRAVDEHGAVLDVFLQQRRDTEAARSFFCRLLREYDVPEVIHTDKLWSYGAALRALPVLHAVEHVQVVSTARCNNLIEQSHRATRRQERQQRGFRSRKRAQTFLDLHARIMNLHHLARSTVPARHRRHYQKVAFRTWQETMWQAA, encoded by the coding sequence CTGAGCGGTCAGAAGTTCCCTGGGTATCGGTTCCCCCTCCCGATCATTGGTTACGCGGTTTGGCTCTATCACCGCTTCACCCTGAGTTACCGGGATGTCGAAGAACTCCTGCTGGAACGGGGTATTGCCGTGACGCGTGAGTCCATTCGGACGTGGTGCATCAAGTTCAGTGACCTCTTCGCGCAGGGCCTCCGCCACCGAGAACCCCGACGGGGTTCTCGGTGGCAGCTCGACGAGATGTGTGTGGACGTCGGCGGGGTCAACCACTGGTTGTGGCGGGCCGTGGATGAACACGGAGCCGTATTGGACGTCTTCCTTCAGCAACGCCGTGACACCGAGGCCGCCAGATCGTTTTTCTGCCGACTGCTGAGGGAATATGACGTACCGGAGGTCATTCACACTGACAAGCTCTGGAGCTATGGGGCAGCGCTGCGGGCACTCCCCGTGCTCCATGCCGTGGAGCATGTTCAGGTCGTCTCGACCGCCCGTTGCAACAACCTGATTGAGCAGTCCCATCGCGCCACACGGCGCCAGGAACGGCAACAGCGAGGGTTCAGATCACGAAAACGAGCACAGACCTTCCTCGACCTGCACGCCCGAATCATGAATCTCCACCACCTTGCCCGCTCCACCGTTCCCGCTCGCCACCGTCGTCATTACCAGAAGGTCGCCTTCAGGACGTGGCAAGAGACCATGTGGCAGGCGGCCTAA
- a CDS encoding alpha/beta hydrolase, producing the protein MSLQSDGYTFVLSEDVTRTPVRYKNRYGIEIAADLYRSKKFDESAFHQALVIGPPHGGVKEQGPGVYAQELAQRGFVALAFDPSYNGESSGEPRHITSPEIFAEDFSAGVDFLGTLPYVDREKIGVIGICGSGGFALSAAQVDPRIKAVATAAMYDISGLHRTGWQGSMSDDERRQTLAGLAQQRWRDVDAGQPALTPSFPSEIPTEGLNPITSEFFEYYVADRGHHPRSIGAFTVTSAAAHMNFGPLQHIEDIARRPILLITGDQAHSRYFSETIDQQATGPKELVIVPGARHIDFYDRTDLIPFDKIESFFSQNLSSTS; encoded by the coding sequence ATGTCCCTGCAATCCGACGGTTACACCTTTGTTCTTTCAGAAGACGTCACAAGGACTCCGGTCCGGTATAAGAACCGCTACGGCATCGAGATCGCTGCGGATCTGTACCGCAGCAAGAAATTCGATGAGTCCGCCTTCCATCAAGCGCTCGTGATCGGCCCGCCACACGGCGGGGTGAAAGAACAGGGCCCGGGCGTGTACGCACAGGAGCTGGCGCAACGCGGCTTCGTGGCCCTGGCCTTCGATCCTTCTTACAACGGTGAGAGCAGCGGTGAACCGCGGCACATCACCTCGCCGGAGATCTTCGCCGAGGACTTCAGCGCTGGTGTGGATTTCCTCGGCACGCTGCCCTACGTCGACCGCGAAAAGATCGGCGTCATCGGCATCTGCGGCAGTGGTGGGTTCGCTCTCAGCGCTGCGCAAGTCGACCCGCGCATCAAAGCCGTCGCTACCGCCGCGATGTACGACATCAGCGGCCTGCACCGCACCGGCTGGCAAGGCAGCATGAGCGACGACGAACGCCGCCAGACGCTGGCCGGCCTTGCACAGCAGCGCTGGAGGGACGTCGACGCCGGTCAGCCCGCGCTGACACCATCCTTCCCGTCAGAGATTCCCACCGAGGGCCTCAACCCCATCACCAGCGAATTCTTCGAGTACTACGTTGCCGACCGCGGGCACCACCCCCGGTCCATCGGTGCCTTTACCGTCACCAGCGCGGCGGCCCACATGAACTTTGGCCCACTCCAGCACATTGAGGACATCGCGCGGCGGCCCATCCTGCTCATCACCGGCGACCAGGCGCACTCCCGGTACTTCAGCGAGACCATCGACCAGCAGGCGACGGGCCCGAAGGAGCTTGTGATCGTTCCCGGGGCACGCCACATCGACTTCTACGACCGGACAGACCTCATCCCATTCGACAAGATCGAGAGCTTCTTCTCGCAGAACCTAAGCTCAACGAGCTGA
- a CDS encoding AraC family transcriptional regulator, protein MTPVPAPDSGFHTDSLPSPLASELARLRDLVRLHAPYDAEFPLRVPGVAVARSTQAHEALVHSVQKPALCIVAQGNKSVHIGSEQYEYDAEHMMVYAVNLPVAFQVTKASPSEPFLTFKLDLDPQRIAELTLKVYPHGLPRVHDPRGVQITEANFAIIHAAVRLLETVESERDARWVGPIIVDELLMRLLLSPAGPMVAQLGQVESNTERVARAIEWIQKHINEPLTIEALAESVHMGVSTFHAHFKAVTGLSPLQFQKNLRLQEARRLLVATVMDAGSVSQQVGYASASQFTREYTRFFGTTPRKDMAHLRAGANGAGTN, encoded by the coding sequence ATGACTCCTGTGCCTGCTCCAGATTCAGGATTCCACACGGACAGCTTGCCGTCCCCCCTTGCCTCTGAACTGGCCCGCCTGCGGGACCTGGTCCGCCTCCACGCGCCCTACGACGCGGAGTTCCCCCTCCGGGTCCCGGGGGTGGCGGTGGCCCGGTCAACCCAGGCCCATGAGGCCTTGGTCCACAGTGTGCAGAAACCGGCCCTGTGCATCGTCGCTCAAGGCAACAAGAGCGTCCACATCGGGTCGGAGCAGTATGAGTACGACGCCGAGCACATGATGGTGTACGCCGTGAACCTGCCGGTTGCCTTTCAGGTGACGAAGGCCAGTCCCAGTGAACCGTTCCTGACGTTCAAACTCGACCTCGACCCGCAGCGCATCGCTGAACTGACGCTGAAAGTGTACCCACACGGCCTCCCCAGAGTTCACGATCCTCGGGGCGTGCAGATTACCGAAGCCAACTTCGCCATCATCCATGCTGCCGTCCGCCTTCTCGAGACCGTCGAGAGCGAACGGGATGCCAGGTGGGTCGGACCGATCATCGTGGATGAACTGCTGATGCGCCTCCTGCTCAGCCCGGCTGGACCGATGGTGGCCCAACTGGGGCAGGTCGAATCGAATACTGAGCGGGTGGCGCGGGCCATCGAGTGGATTCAGAAGCACATCAACGAACCGCTGACGATCGAAGCGTTGGCCGAGAGCGTGCACATGGGTGTGTCTACTTTTCACGCCCACTTCAAGGCCGTCACCGGCCTGAGCCCGTTGCAGTTCCAGAAAAACCTGCGTCTGCAGGAAGCCCGCCGGCTCCTCGTGGCGACGGTGATGGACGCAGGCTCCGTCAGTCAACAGGTAGGGTACGCCAGCGCTTCACAATTCACCCGCGAGTACACCCGGTTCTTTGGCACGACGCCCAGGAAGGACATGGCCCACCTGCGTGCAGGAGCGAATGGGGCAGGGACGAATTAA
- a CDS encoding (R)-mandelonitrile lyase → MDIQRAGSQPSQKGPADWFTGTVRIDPLFSASAPARAAGGAVTFEPGARTAWHTHPLGQTLIVLSGAGRVQREGGPIEDITPGDVVWFAPGEKHWHGAASQTAMTHIAIQEALDGKAVDWLEHVTDEQYQAVEGS, encoded by the coding sequence ATGGACATTCAGCGTGCAGGCAGTCAACCCTCACAGAAAGGCCCCGCCGACTGGTTTACCGGCACCGTCCGGATCGATCCGCTCTTCTCTGCGTCCGCACCGGCCCGCGCGGCTGGGGGGGCGGTCACGTTCGAGCCGGGTGCCCGGACCGCCTGGCATACCCATCCGCTTGGACAGACGCTGATCGTGCTGTCCGGGGCCGGCCGGGTCCAACGGGAGGGTGGACCCATCGAGGACATCACCCCCGGTGACGTGGTGTGGTTTGCTCCCGGGGAGAAGCACTGGCACGGAGCGGCGTCGCAGACAGCCATGACCCACATCGCCATCCAGGAAGCTCTGGACGGCAAGGCGGTGGATTGGCTGGAACACGTGACGGACGAGCAGTATCAGGCGGTCGAAGGTTCATGA
- a CDS encoding cyclophilin-like fold protein encodes MKSFSAALASSAAPTLLPATTGQKTVQKQASMHLTRTISGKTLKNSETTRDCLSLLPLTLTPEDDGGIEKTASPSRTLSPGGAPAGTTPKAGDIAYDAPLGNLALFHKDFRYSSGLIILGRLDEGVNVVRQLGNVQVISNISK; translated from the coding sequence GTGAAGTCGTTCTCAGCTGCGCTCGCCAGCAGCGCGGCGCCAACCCTGTTGCCCGCTACAACGGGGCAGAAGACCGTACAGAAGCAGGCCAGCATGCACCTCACCCGGACCATCAGCGGGAAGACCCTGAAGAACAGTGAAACAACCCGTGACTGTCTTTCCCTCCTGCCGCTCACCCTGACGCCGGAAGATGATGGCGGCATAGAGAAAACCGCGTCCCCGTCCCGCACACTCAGCCCCGGGGGTGCACCGGCAGGCACCACACCGAAGGCCGGTGACATCGCCTACGACGCCCCCTTGGGCAACCTGGCCCTGTTCCACAAGGACTTCAGGTATTCCAGCGGCCTGATCATCCTGGGGAGGCTGGACGAGGGTGTGAACGTGGTGCGGCAGCTGGGGAACGTTCAAGTCATCAGCAATATCAGCAAGTAA
- a CDS encoding DUF2255 family protein, with translation MARNDDLHIAPLRGDGVTYGTLTWIWSVVVDGQVYVRASTGTDSRWYQAALKQKAGRVTTADMPRAVTFGPVTSEVQPRIDSAYRAKYADRPYLAPMIGERARAATLRVLPSEVDA, from the coding sequence ATCGCTCGAAACGACGACCTGCACATCGCTCCCCTGCGCGGTGACGGCGTCACGTACGGCACCCTGACCTGGATCTGGTCGGTGGTGGTCGATGGTCAGGTGTACGTCCGCGCCTCTACCGGAACGGATTCGCGCTGGTACCAGGCCGCCCTGAAGCAGAAGGCCGGGCGGGTCACCACCGCCGACATGCCCCGGGCGGTCACCTTCGGGCCTGTAACCAGCGAGGTTCAGCCAAGGATCGATTCCGCTTACCGTGCGAAGTACGCCGACCGTCCTTACCTTGCTCCTATGATCGGTGAACGCGCCAGAGCGGCCACGCTCCGCGTTCTGCCCAGCGAGGTCGACGCGTGA
- a CDS encoding SDR family NAD(P)-dependent oxidoreductase has translation MSKVYFITGTTRGMGTEFVQAALASGHSVVATGRRLEAVTAAAGTDPNLLAVQLDITSPVDAEAAVQAAVERFGRIDVLINNAASFQAGFFEEVSPEQFRAQMDVNFFGALNVTRAVLPVMREQRRGQIVSISSTAGVIAGEFTSAYAASKFALEGWMEALRPEVAPYGIRTTVVEPGFFRTQLLEKESTILPGLSLPDYAARTAQILPAWEAMNGQQAGDPAKLARALLTLLDSATPPERWVAGADAVQGVTQKADRLRQQAHAFPELSTTLDHNPVS, from the coding sequence ATGAGCAAGGTTTACTTCATTACCGGCACCACCCGAGGCATGGGCACCGAGTTCGTCCAGGCGGCCCTGGCATCCGGGCATTCCGTTGTGGCCACCGGTCGGCGCCTCGAGGCGGTCACGGCGGCCGCTGGCACCGATCCGAATCTGCTGGCCGTCCAGCTCGACATCACGTCCCCCGTCGACGCGGAAGCGGCCGTGCAGGCGGCCGTGGAACGGTTCGGACGAATCGACGTGCTGATCAACAACGCCGCCAGCTTCCAGGCTGGCTTTTTCGAAGAGGTCAGCCCTGAGCAGTTCCGGGCGCAGATGGACGTCAACTTCTTCGGTGCGCTGAACGTCACCCGCGCGGTGCTCCCGGTGATGCGCGAGCAGCGCCGAGGGCAGATCGTCAGCATTTCCTCGACGGCCGGGGTGATCGCCGGGGAATTCACCTCCGCGTACGCCGCGTCGAAGTTTGCCCTCGAGGGGTGGATGGAGGCGCTGCGCCCCGAGGTCGCGCCGTACGGCATCCGCACGACCGTGGTGGAACCCGGGTTCTTCCGCACGCAATTGCTGGAGAAGGAGTCGACGATCCTGCCGGGGCTGTCGCTTCCCGACTACGCGGCGCGCACTGCACAGATCCTCCCGGCCTGGGAGGCGATGAATGGCCAGCAGGCTGGCGACCCGGCGAAGCTCGCCCGGGCCCTGCTGACGCTCCTCGACTCGGCCACGCCGCCCGAGCGCTGGGTGGCCGGCGCCGACGCCGTCCAGGGCGTGACGCAGAAGGCCGATCGGCTCCGTCAGCAGGCGCATGCCTTTCCTGAGCTCTCGACCACCCTCGACCACAACCCGGTGTCCTGA
- a CDS encoding MFS transporter, with product MEDHVVRFPAAASPARWGAVLAMTLCVATLIASEFMPVSLLTPIGADLHMTEGRAGQAIAVSGFFAVVTSLLIASVTRGIDRRTVLLSMALLMILSGAMVALAPNPLIFMAGRALLGVVIGGFWSLSTATLMRLVPHGDVPRALGLLNGGNALATTIAAPLGSFLGQYVGWRGAFFAVVPLGVLTLVWLFMSLPPMPSERDARGGSVFRVLRRPQVSLGMLAVTLLFLGQFALFTYLRPFMETVTRVDVSTLSLLLLINGAGGLLGTVLISVMLRTRLYSVLISMPLLMAVIAVALTLYGASPIAVGVLLAGWGLIGTAAPVGWSTWMSRVLHDDAEAGGGLMVAVIQLAITLGATAGGLLYDRSGYQSTFVFSAAALCASALLAWLGWRTSRRPSGHQS from the coding sequence ATGGAAGATCACGTCGTTCGGTTCCCCGCTGCCGCGTCGCCCGCCCGGTGGGGTGCGGTGCTGGCCATGACCCTCTGTGTCGCGACGCTCATCGCGTCCGAGTTCATGCCGGTCAGCCTGCTGACGCCCATCGGCGCCGACCTCCACATGACCGAGGGCCGCGCCGGCCAGGCCATCGCCGTCTCCGGCTTCTTTGCTGTGGTCACCAGTCTCCTGATCGCCTCGGTCACACGTGGCATCGACCGCCGAACCGTCCTGCTGTCGATGGCCCTGCTGATGATCCTCTCGGGCGCGATGGTGGCGCTCGCACCGAACCCCCTCATCTTCATGGCCGGGCGTGCCCTGCTCGGCGTGGTGATCGGCGGCTTCTGGTCGTTGTCCACCGCCACGCTCATGCGCCTCGTGCCGCACGGGGACGTTCCGCGCGCCTTGGGTTTGCTGAACGGCGGGAACGCCCTGGCCACCACCATTGCTGCGCCGCTCGGCAGCTTCCTGGGACAGTACGTCGGATGGCGCGGCGCGTTCTTCGCGGTGGTGCCGCTTGGGGTGCTGACCCTCGTCTGGCTCTTCATGAGTCTCCCCCCGATGCCCTCCGAGCGGGACGCCCGCGGCGGGTCGGTCTTCCGGGTCCTGCGGCGTCCGCAGGTTTCCCTCGGCATGCTGGCCGTCACCCTGCTGTTTCTCGGGCAGTTCGCGCTGTTCACCTACCTGCGTCCCTTTATGGAGACCGTCACGCGGGTCGATGTCTCGACCCTCTCGCTGCTCCTGCTGATCAACGGTGCTGGGGGCCTGCTCGGCACCGTCCTGATCAGCGTGATGCTCCGCACCCGCCTGTACAGCGTGCTGATCAGCATGCCGCTGCTGATGGCCGTCATCGCGGTGGCCCTCACGCTCTATGGCGCTTCACCGATCGCCGTCGGGGTGCTGCTCGCCGGCTGGGGCCTGATCGGCACGGCCGCACCGGTCGGGTGGTCGACCTGGATGAGCCGGGTGCTGCACGACGACGCCGAAGCGGGCGGCGGGCTGATGGTCGCGGTGATTCAGCTGGCCATCACCCTCGGCGCCACGGCCGGCGGCCTCCTCTACGACCGGAGCGGCTACCAGAGCACCTTCGTGTTCAGCGCGGCGGCGTTGTGCGCCTCGGCCCTGCTCGCGTGGCTGGGATGGCGGACTTCGCGCCGGCCATCGGGTCACCAGTCATGA
- a CDS encoding zinc-dependent alcohol dehydrogenase family protein encodes MKGTMLYGPRDVRFEERPDPIIVEPTDAIIRMSATCVCGSDLWPYRGDDVSDQPMPMGHEYCGIVEEVGRDVRHLRPGQFVVGSFFASDNTCPICNDGYQSRCVDARPIGAEGAQAPFLRVPLADGTLVATPEVPSDDLLPSLLATSDVLGTGWFAADAANVKSGKTVVVVGDGAVGLLAVLSARQMGAERIIMMSRHEDRQRLARTFGATDIVTERGDEGVARIKEMTGGLGAHSVIEAVGTQESMMQAIRATRPGGHVGYVGVSHGVALPGLELFFSGVHLHGGPAPVRRYLPHLIDLVLRGQINPGLVFDQTLPLDQVAEGYRAMDERRAVKTLLRP; translated from the coding sequence ATGAAAGGAACCATGCTGTACGGCCCGCGCGACGTGCGCTTCGAGGAGCGCCCTGACCCGATCATCGTCGAGCCCACCGACGCCATCATCCGCATGAGCGCCACCTGCGTGTGCGGGTCTGACCTGTGGCCGTACCGGGGCGACGACGTCAGCGATCAGCCGATGCCGATGGGCCACGAATACTGCGGCATCGTCGAGGAGGTCGGTCGCGACGTGCGTCACCTCAGACCCGGCCAGTTCGTGGTGGGCTCCTTTTTCGCCTCGGACAACACCTGCCCCATCTGCAATGACGGGTACCAGAGCCGCTGCGTCGACGCCCGCCCGATCGGCGCGGAAGGCGCGCAGGCCCCGTTCCTGCGGGTCCCCCTCGCGGACGGCACGCTGGTCGCCACCCCGGAAGTGCCGTCGGATGACCTGCTCCCAAGTCTGCTGGCGACCTCGGACGTGCTCGGCACCGGCTGGTTCGCCGCGGACGCTGCGAACGTCAAGTCGGGCAAGACCGTCGTGGTGGTTGGGGACGGCGCGGTGGGCCTCCTGGCGGTGCTCTCTGCCCGGCAGATGGGCGCCGAGCGGATCATCATGATGAGCCGTCACGAGGACCGCCAGCGGCTGGCCCGAACGTTCGGTGCGACGGACATCGTCACCGAACGCGGCGACGAAGGCGTGGCGCGCATCAAGGAGATGACCGGCGGCCTGGGGGCCCACTCGGTGATCGAGGCGGTCGGCACCCAGGAGTCGATGATGCAGGCCATCCGCGCCACCCGTCCGGGCGGTCACGTCGGGTACGTGGGCGTGTCACACGGCGTGGCGCTGCCTGGACTGGAACTGTTCTTCTCCGGCGTGCACCTGCATGGTGGCCCCGCACCCGTGCGCCGCTACCTGCCGCACCTGATCGACCTGGTGCTGCGTGGACAGATCAACCCAGGGCTGGTGTTTGATCAGACGCTGCCCCTGGACCAGGTGGCGGAAGGGTACCGCGCGATGGATGAGCGCCGCGCCGTCAAGACCCTGCTGCGCCCGTGA
- a CDS encoding GNAT family N-acetyltransferase — protein sequence MTIREPTPDDLPALVAIINTDVVKPYTPETFAERTQDMRQQSGVFSQVVLDDGHRLAGTALLTSAPLTTEDLDLLLIVAPDACERGYGSALLTHICDTARALGARRLETSVRDTRPAVRDWAERRGFAFQLHRFESTLDLTAFDDTAHADLDGRLAHVGVTLQDMGTLGRDEANWTRLYSFFADRDQETPDKQGMPRLTVEQTQHMLRMNPAVQPEWIVLATRGEDWLGMSVVAGHPRGAYNYFTGVAPDARGLGLARALKVEAIRRARAAGFTDMWTHNLSTNAPMLAVNRRLGFTSLPGLWVMRRTVA from the coding sequence GTGACGATCCGCGAACCCACCCCGGATGACCTCCCGGCGCTCGTGGCGATCATCAACACGGACGTGGTCAAGCCGTACACGCCCGAAACGTTCGCCGAGCGGACGCAGGACATGCGGCAACAGTCCGGCGTGTTCTCCCAGGTGGTGCTCGATGACGGTCACCGGCTGGCCGGGACAGCGCTGCTGACCAGCGCGCCGCTCACCACGGAAGACCTTGACCTCCTCCTGATTGTGGCGCCGGACGCCTGCGAACGTGGGTACGGCTCGGCGCTGCTCACTCACATCTGCGACACGGCACGCGCCCTGGGCGCAAGGCGCCTCGAAACGAGTGTGCGGGACACCCGGCCCGCCGTGCGCGACTGGGCCGAGCGTCGAGGCTTCGCCTTCCAGCTTCACCGCTTCGAGTCGACCCTCGACCTGACCGCGTTCGACGACACAGCCCACGCCGATCTTGACGGGCGCCTGGCGCACGTTGGCGTCACCCTGCAGGACATGGGCACGCTGGGGCGGGACGAGGCGAACTGGACGCGCCTGTACTCCTTCTTCGCGGACCGCGACCAGGAGACACCGGACAAGCAGGGGATGCCGCGGTTAACGGTGGAGCAGACGCAGCACATGCTGCGCATGAACCCGGCGGTGCAGCCGGAGTGGATCGTGCTGGCCACGCGGGGCGAGGACTGGCTGGGGATGAGCGTCGTGGCAGGGCATCCGCGCGGCGCGTACAACTACTTCACGGGGGTGGCGCCGGACGCGCGTGGCCTGGGGCTGGCGCGGGCGTTGAAGGTGGAGGCCATCCGCCGGGCGCGCGCGGCGGGCTTCACGGACATGTGGACGCATAACCTCAGCACGAACGCGCCGATGCTGGCGGTGAACCGTCGCCTGGGCTTCACGTCGCTCCCCGGCTTGTGGGTGATGCGCCGGACCGTCGCGTAA
- a CDS encoding 2'-5' RNA ligase family protein, translating into MDADTQPLFLVLELDEPAASRITELRTACRDAFRASLPAEITVTGSSGVGVLVPGQAIEEIAGVMQEVAQGFAPVQACFGPVMRFPDTNIFAFTMTDEAPFRALHHQFVTSTLKFERSAFPFKPHCTISSIPVTEEEATRRLRYRWSEAFSLSTLALYGLRGGQVTRLATVSLPC; encoded by the coding sequence ATGGACGCTGACACTCAACCGTTGTTTCTTGTGCTGGAACTCGATGAGCCTGCGGCGTCTCGTATCACTGAACTGCGGACCGCGTGTCGCGATGCCTTTCGCGCGTCTCTCCCTGCTGAAATTACTGTGACGGGTTCATCAGGCGTCGGCGTGTTAGTGCCGGGTCAAGCGATCGAAGAGATCGCCGGCGTGATGCAGGAAGTTGCTCAAGGATTCGCTCCAGTCCAAGCCTGCTTTGGTCCGGTCATGCGCTTTCCAGACACTAACATCTTTGCCTTCACCATGACCGATGAGGCACCGTTCCGCGCGCTCCATCATCAGTTCGTCACATCCACGCTGAAGTTTGAAAGAAGTGCATTTCCCTTCAAGCCTCACTGCACCATCAGCAGCATCCCGGTCACGGAAGAAGAAGCGACCCGTCGCTTGCGCTACCGTTGGTCTGAGGCGTTCTCCTTGAGCACGTTGGCCCTGTATGGGCTGCGGGGTGGGCAGGTGACCAGATTGGCAACGGTCTCCTTGCCGTGTTGA